From a single Bacillus pseudomycoides DSM 12442 genomic region:
- the nadC gene encoding carboxylating nicotinate-nucleotide diphosphorylase: protein MNALKVRKALERFILEDIGEKDVTSQLIFPDNLRAKGTFLAKETGVFVGTAVIEQGFRLLDDGIQITLYKKDGDFVEKGEILASVEGPIASLLTAERVILNIIQRMSGIATMTRKAVLALESDHTRICDTRKTMPGLRMFDKYAVVCGGGYNHRFGLYDGVMIKDNHIAFVGSITKAVTSVKEKLGHMVKVEVETETEEQVREAIAAGADIIMFDNRTPEEVREFSKIVPSTIVTEASGGITIENLSNYGGTGVDYISLGLLTHSVKALDISFNIEV, encoded by the coding sequence ATGAACGCGTTAAAGGTAAGAAAAGCATTAGAAAGATTTATTCTGGAAGATATTGGAGAAAAAGATGTAACATCTCAGCTTATTTTTCCTGATAATTTAAGGGCAAAGGGAACGTTCCTTGCGAAAGAAACGGGGGTATTCGTAGGGACAGCAGTAATTGAACAAGGATTTCGATTATTAGATGACGGCATTCAAATTACACTTTATAAAAAAGACGGAGATTTCGTAGAAAAAGGTGAGATTTTAGCAAGTGTCGAAGGACCAATTGCATCTTTATTAACAGCGGAGCGTGTAATTTTAAATATTATTCAACGCATGAGTGGTATAGCAACGATGACGCGCAAAGCTGTTCTGGCGCTAGAAAGTGATCATACACGTATTTGTGATACGAGAAAAACGATGCCAGGGCTTCGCATGTTTGATAAATATGCGGTTGTTTGCGGAGGCGGATATAACCATCGCTTCGGATTATACGATGGTGTCATGATTAAAGATAACCATATTGCTTTTGTAGGGTCTATTACAAAAGCTGTTACATCTGTGAAAGAAAAGCTTGGGCATATGGTGAAAGTTGAAGTGGAAACGGAGACAGAAGAACAAGTGCGCGAAGCGATTGCCGCAGGAGCGGATATTATTATGTTTGATAACCGTACACCAGAAGAAGTTCGTGAGTTTTCTAAAATTGTTCCAAGTACAATTGTGACAGAAGCATCCGGCGGCATTACAATTGAAAATTTATCGAACTATGGTGGAACAGGGGTAGATTACATTTCACTTGGATTATTAACACATTCTGTAAAGGCGTTAGATATTAGCTTTAATATTGAAGTTTAA
- the mtnN gene encoding 5'-methylthioadenosine/S-adenosylhomocysteine nucleosidase — MRIAVIGAMEEEVRILRDKLEQAETETVAGCEFTKGTLAGHEVILLKSGIGKVNAAMSTTILLERYQPEKVINTGSAGGFHQSLNVGDVVISTEVRHHDVDVTAFDYEYGQVPGMPPGFKADEALIALAEKCMKSEENIQVVKGMIATGDSFMSDPNRVAAIRDKFENLYAVEMEAAAVAQVCHQYKVPFVIIRALSDIAGKESNVSFDQFLDQAALHSTNFIVKVLEELK, encoded by the coding sequence TTGAGAATTGCTGTAATTGGAGCAATGGAAGAAGAAGTACGTATTTTACGTGACAAATTAGAACAAGCAGAAACAGAAACCGTTGCAGGTTGTGAATTTACGAAAGGAACATTAGCAGGACATGAAGTAATCTTGTTAAAGTCTGGTATTGGTAAAGTAAATGCGGCTATGTCGACGACAATTTTATTAGAGAGATACCAACCTGAAAAAGTAATTAATACAGGCTCAGCTGGTGGATTCCATCAATCTTTAAATGTTGGGGATGTTGTCATCTCAACAGAAGTTCGCCATCATGACGTGGATGTAACTGCATTTGATTACGAATATGGTCAAGTGCCAGGGATGCCACCAGGATTTAAAGCGGATGAAGCACTAATAGCATTAGCTGAGAAATGTATGAAATCCGAAGAGAACATTCAAGTTGTGAAAGGAATGATTGCAACAGGGGATTCATTTATGAGTGATCCAAACCGAGTTGCAGCAATCCGTGATAAATTTGAAAATCTTTACGCAGTAGAAATGGAAGCAGCAGCGGTTGCGCAAGTATGTCATCAATACAAAGTACCATTTGTAATTATTCGTGCACTTTCTGATATTGCTGGTAAAGAATCAAACGTTTCATTTGATCAATTTTTAGATCAAGCAGCTCTCCATTCTACAAACTTTATTGTAAAAGTGTTAGAAGAGTTAAAGTAA
- a CDS encoding YrzA family protein: protein MSFTFEMLEDKVEFFEAPNLVSLEKKINEQIDNNKALMLEVHHISHQMVMDPESKRPYYSAVVHFKLKKLR from the coding sequence GTGTCATTTACGTTTGAAATGCTGGAAGATAAAGTAGAATTTTTTGAAGCACCAAACTTAGTTTCCTTAGAAAAGAAAATTAACGAACAAATTGACAATAACAAAGCACTTATGCTGGAAGTTCATCATATTTCTCATCAAATGGTTATGGATCCCGAGAGCAAAAGACCTTATTACAGCGCAGTTGTTCATTTTAAATTAAAAAAATTACGCTAA
- a CDS encoding bifunctional cystathionine gamma-lyase/homocysteine desulfhydrase has product MRAKTKLIHGIRIGEPSTGSVNVPIYQTSTYKQEAVGKHQGYEYSRTGNPTRSALEEMIAVLENGHAGFAFGSGMAAITATIMLFSKGDHVILTDDVYGGTYRVITKVLNRFGIEHTFVDTTNLDEVAEAVRPNTKAIYVETPTNPLLKITDIKQISTFAKEKGLLTIIDNTFMTPYWQSPISLGADIVLHSATKYLGGHSDVVAGLVVVNSAQLAEDLHFVQNSTGGILGPQDSFLLLRGLKTLGIRMEEHEINSRAIAEFLNNHPKVNKVYYPGLESHPNHALATEQANGYGAIISFDVDSAKTLNKVLEKLQYFTLAESLGAVESLISIPAQMTHASIPADRRKELGITDTLIRISVGIEDGEDLIEDLAQALA; this is encoded by the coding sequence ATGAGAGCAAAAACAAAGTTAATTCATGGTATTCGCATAGGAGAACCTTCAACTGGATCTGTAAACGTACCGATTTATCAAACAAGTACGTACAAACAAGAAGCAGTTGGTAAACATCAAGGATACGAATATTCACGTACAGGTAATCCAACGCGTTCAGCATTAGAAGAAATGATTGCCGTATTAGAAAACGGTCATGCAGGATTTGCATTTGGTTCAGGAATGGCTGCTATTACAGCAACTATTATGTTATTCTCAAAAGGAGATCATGTCATTTTAACAGATGACGTATATGGCGGAACATATCGTGTGATTACAAAAGTATTGAATCGTTTCGGTATTGAACATACATTTGTAGATACAACAAATTTAGATGAAGTAGCAGAAGCAGTACGTCCAAATACAAAGGCAATTTATGTAGAAACACCAACAAATCCATTATTAAAAATTACAGATATTAAGCAAATTTCTACATTTGCAAAGGAAAAAGGTCTATTAACAATTATTGATAATACATTCATGACGCCATACTGGCAGTCACCAATTTCTTTAGGAGCAGATATTGTACTTCACAGTGCAACGAAATATTTAGGTGGACATAGCGATGTTGTTGCCGGATTAGTTGTTGTTAATAGCGCGCAATTAGCAGAAGACCTTCATTTCGTTCAAAACTCAACAGGTGGTATTCTTGGACCACAAGATAGCTTCTTGTTACTTCGTGGTTTAAAAACATTAGGAATTCGTATGGAAGAACATGAAATAAATTCACGCGCGATTGCTGAGTTTTTAAATAATCATCCAAAAGTTAATAAAGTATACTATCCAGGCCTTGAATCACATCCGAATCATGCATTAGCAACTGAACAAGCGAATGGATACGGTGCAATTATTTCATTCGATGTAGATAGTGCAAAAACGCTAAATAAAGTACTTGAGAAACTGCAGTATTTTACGCTTGCTGAAAGTTTAGGAGCAGTAGAAAGCTTAATTTCTATTCCAGCTCAAATGACACATGCATCTATTCCAGCAGATCGTCGTAAAGAGCTAGGAATTACAGATACATTAATTCGTATTTCTGTCGGTATTGAAGATGGCGAAGATTTAATTGAAGATTTAGCCCAAGCATTAGCATAA
- a CDS encoding MOSC domain-containing protein, with protein sequence MGIKLVHFSIGKPKQMQYGENKEMTTGICKELTEEAFLSKDGFLGDGVADLRFHGGPDRAVCIYPYEHYALWEQEFQTTLPPSAFGENITVTNMLEHDIFIGDTYQLGEAVIQITQGRIPCSTISKRVGIPGILPRIVETGYTGYLCRVLQEGVVRKDSQMKLLERHPNQVSILFSNEVYFHRRKDTEAMEKIIAVPELAEAWREQLVDRLAKLK encoded by the coding sequence ATGGGAATCAAACTCGTTCACTTTAGCATTGGCAAACCAAAACAAATGCAATATGGAGAAAATAAAGAAATGACAACAGGCATCTGTAAAGAGCTTACAGAAGAAGCCTTTCTATCAAAAGACGGATTTCTTGGAGATGGTGTAGCTGACCTAAGGTTTCACGGCGGACCTGATCGCGCTGTTTGTATCTATCCGTATGAACATTACGCGCTATGGGAACAAGAATTTCAAACAACACTCCCACCCTCTGCATTTGGCGAAAATATTACCGTAACAAATATGTTAGAACATGATATTTTCATCGGCGATACATATCAATTAGGTGAGGCTGTCATTCAAATTACACAAGGCCGGATACCGTGTAGTACCATCTCAAAAAGAGTTGGCATCCCCGGTATTTTACCGCGCATTGTAGAAACCGGTTATACCGGCTATTTATGCCGTGTTCTTCAAGAAGGCGTTGTTCGCAAAGACTCACAAATGAAACTACTAGAGCGCCATCCAAATCAAGTTTCTATTCTGTTTTCTAACGAAGTATATTTTCATAGACGGAAAGATACAGAGGCAATGGAGAAAATTATTGCTGTTCCAGAACTAGCAGAAGCTTGGCGCGAGCAATTAGTAGATCGCTTAGCAAAATTGAAATAA
- a CDS encoding O-acetylserine dependent cystathionine beta-synthase — MKVYRGVHELIGHTPIVEITRFSLPEGVRLFAKLEFYNPGGSVKDRLGRELIEDALAKGLVKPGGTIIEPTAGNTGIGLALAALEHDLHVIVCVPEKFSIEKQELMKALGATVVHTPTEQGMTGAIAKAKELVKEIPNSYSPSQFANDANPRAYFKTLGPELWEALDGEINIFVAGAGTGGTFMGTASYLKEQNCEIKTVIVEPEGSILNGGEAGSHETEGIGLEFIPPFLKLSYFDKIHTISDRNAFRRVKELAQKEGLLVGSSSGAAFHASLLEAEKAKPGTNIITIFPDSSERYLSKDIYKGWE; from the coding sequence ATGAAGGTGTATCGTGGAGTTCATGAATTAATCGGTCATACACCGATTGTAGAAATTACTCGTTTTTCACTTCCAGAGGGCGTTCGTTTATTTGCAAAGCTTGAATTTTATAATCCAGGTGGAAGCGTGAAAGATCGCTTAGGAAGAGAATTGATTGAAGATGCACTAGCAAAAGGACTTGTAAAGCCAGGGGGAACAATTATTGAACCGACGGCAGGGAATACTGGCATTGGACTGGCACTCGCAGCACTAGAGCATGATTTACATGTAATTGTTTGTGTTCCAGAAAAATTCAGTATTGAAAAGCAAGAGCTGATGAAAGCACTTGGTGCAACAGTTGTGCATACGCCAACTGAACAAGGAATGACAGGCGCAATTGCGAAGGCGAAAGAATTAGTAAAAGAAATTCCAAATTCATACTCTCCAAGTCAATTTGCAAATGATGCAAATCCACGTGCCTATTTCAAAACATTAGGCCCAGAGCTGTGGGAAGCGTTGGATGGAGAGATTAACATATTCGTAGCAGGTGCAGGTACTGGCGGTACATTTATGGGAACTGCCTCCTATTTAAAAGAACAAAATTGTGAAATTAAAACGGTGATTGTAGAACCAGAAGGATCTATTTTAAATGGTGGTGAAGCAGGTTCACATGAAACAGAAGGAATCGGTCTTGAATTTATTCCGCCATTTTTAAAATTATCATATTTCGATAAAATTCATACCATTTCTGATCGAAATGCATTCAGACGTGTGAAAGAATTAGCGCAGAAAGAAGGTCTTCTTGTTGGTAGTTCTTCAGGAGCAGCATTTCATGCGAGCCTATTAGAGGCTGAAAAGGCAAAACCAGGTACAAATATTATAACGATTTTTCCAGATAGCAGTGAGCGTTATTTAAGTAAAGATATATACAAAGGGTGGGAATAA
- a CDS encoding transcription repressor NadR, with the protein MKQNDQKKILGEERRQFILQWLLAANEPLSGSELSKKTNVSRQVIVQDISLLKARNEPIIATAQGYLYLKPQAKKNTFERVIVCQHKPDEVRQELTLLVDHGVTIKDVKVEHPVYGDITASIMVSNRFDVEQYLQKIEDTNASYLSQLTDGIHLHTIEADSTEKLNAACDALDRAGFLVY; encoded by the coding sequence ATGAAACAAAATGACCAGAAAAAGATTTTAGGAGAAGAAAGAAGACAGTTCATCTTACAATGGCTCCTTGCTGCTAACGAACCGTTATCCGGGAGTGAATTATCTAAGAAAACAAATGTCAGCAGGCAAGTCATCGTACAAGATATTTCCTTACTAAAAGCGCGAAACGAACCAATTATCGCAACTGCACAAGGATATTTATATTTAAAACCACAAGCAAAGAAAAATACATTTGAACGTGTTATCGTCTGCCAGCATAAACCAGATGAAGTACGCCAAGAATTAACATTGCTAGTCGACCACGGTGTTACAATTAAAGATGTAAAAGTAGAACATCCTGTATACGGCGACATAACAGCTTCTATTATGGTGAGCAATCGTTTTGATGTTGAACAATATTTGCAAAAAATTGAAGATACAAATGCTTCCTATCTATCTCAATTAACAGATGGCATCCACTTACATACAATTGAAGCAGATTCCACAGAAAAATTAAACGCTGCTTGTGATGCGCTAGATCGCGCTGGATTTCTTGTTTATTAA
- a CDS encoding IscS subfamily cysteine desulfurase: MMIYLDYAATTPMSKEAIDTYTKAAQQYFGNEQSLHDIGGTASSLLQVCRGAFAQMIRGKEQGVFFTSGGSESNYLAIQSLLNAKSGKHILTTPMEHASIRSYFQSLTKQGYTITEIPVDSCGLINLKALEAAITDDTVLASIQHGNSEIGTVQPISEIGALLKKHHILFHTDCVQTFGKLPIDVTTMQIDSLSVSAHKIYGPKGVGACYINPKVRWEPVFPGTSHEKGFRPGTVNAPGIASFLTAAEHILDDREEERARFEQLRSYFTEQLQAIPLEIQVEGHSTSCLPHIIGVTIKGIEGQYTMLECNRHGIAISTGSACQVGKQEPSKTMLAIGKTYEEAKQYVRFSFGRHTTEEHIDTTIHALCTIGNQFYRGVKL; this comes from the coding sequence ATTATGATATATCTTGACTATGCAGCTACAACACCAATGAGCAAAGAAGCGATTGACACATATACGAAAGCAGCACAGCAATACTTCGGTAATGAACAAAGTTTACACGATATCGGAGGGACAGCTTCTTCTTTACTACAAGTTTGCAGGGGAGCATTTGCACAAATGATTAGAGGAAAAGAACAAGGCGTATTTTTCACAAGCGGTGGTTCTGAATCTAATTATCTTGCAATCCAGTCGCTCTTAAATGCAAAAAGCGGCAAGCACATACTTACAACACCGATGGAGCACGCATCGATTCGCAGCTACTTTCAGTCATTAACAAAGCAAGGATATACAATCACGGAAATTCCTGTGGATTCATGCGGGCTTATTAACCTTAAGGCTTTAGAAGCAGCAATTACAGACGATACAGTTTTAGCAAGTATTCAGCACGGTAATTCTGAAATTGGAACCGTTCAACCTATCTCAGAAATTGGAGCACTACTAAAAAAACACCATATTTTATTTCATACAGATTGTGTACAAACATTTGGTAAACTCCCAATTGATGTCACAACGATGCAAATTGATAGCCTTTCTGTTTCCGCACATAAAATTTACGGACCAAAGGGTGTCGGAGCTTGCTATATAAACCCAAAAGTTCGCTGGGAACCAGTCTTCCCAGGGACATCTCACGAAAAAGGATTTCGCCCTGGTACAGTTAACGCTCCCGGTATCGCTTCGTTTCTGACAGCAGCAGAGCATATATTGGACGATCGTGAAGAAGAACGCGCTCGTTTTGAGCAATTACGATCCTATTTTACAGAACAATTACAAGCAATTCCCCTTGAAATTCAAGTAGAAGGACATTCTACTTCTTGTTTACCTCATATTATTGGGGTTACAATAAAGGGAATAGAAGGTCAGTACACGATGTTAGAATGCAATCGCCATGGCATTGCCATTTCAACAGGAAGCGCATGTCAAGTCGGCAAACAAGAACCTTCAAAAACAATGCTTGCAATTGGAAAAACGTATGAAGAGGCAAAACAGTATGTCCGCTTTTCATTTGGACGTCATACAACGGAAGAACATATTGATACAACCATTCATGCACTATGCACAATTGGAAATCAATTTTATAGAGGTGTTAAATTATAA
- the nadA gene encoding quinolinate synthase NadA, protein MSILEKVQLIETMLPERYQTMSVQEMEERVREIKEKLGEALFIPGHHYQKDEVVQFSDAAGDSLQLAQVAASNKAAKYIVFCGVHFMAETADMLTADEQVVILPDMRAGCSMADMADIEQTERAWNELTQLFGDTMIPLTYVNSTAAIKAFCGRNGGATVTSSNAKKMVSWAFTQKERLVFLPDQHLGRNTAYDLGISLDKMAVWDPHTDSLEYDGNIEDVKVILWKGHCSVHQNFTVKNIESVRKNHPDMNIIVHPECCYEVVTASDYAGSTKYIIDMIEQAPSGSKWAIGTEMNLVNRIIHQHPDKEIISLNPFMCPCLTMNRIDLPHLLWVLETIERGEEVNVIQVDKQVTKEAVLALNRMLERV, encoded by the coding sequence ATGAGTATTTTAGAGAAAGTTCAGCTAATTGAAACGATGTTACCAGAGCGTTATCAAACGATGTCAGTACAAGAAATGGAAGAGCGCGTTCGTGAAATTAAAGAAAAATTAGGGGAAGCATTATTTATTCCAGGGCATCATTATCAAAAGGATGAAGTTGTTCAATTTTCAGATGCTGCGGGAGATTCATTGCAACTTGCGCAAGTAGCGGCTAGCAATAAAGCAGCGAAATATATTGTCTTTTGCGGTGTGCATTTTATGGCTGAAACAGCAGATATGTTAACGGCCGATGAACAGGTCGTTATTTTACCAGATATGCGTGCTGGCTGTTCCATGGCGGATATGGCAGATATCGAACAAACAGAACGAGCTTGGAACGAACTTACGCAGTTATTTGGGGATACGATGATTCCATTAACATATGTCAATTCTACGGCAGCTATTAAGGCATTTTGTGGACGAAATGGCGGGGCGACAGTAACATCTTCAAATGCAAAAAAAATGGTATCTTGGGCATTTACGCAAAAAGAGCGTCTTGTTTTTTTACCAGATCAACATTTAGGAAGAAATACAGCGTATGACCTAGGTATTTCATTAGATAAAATGGCGGTTTGGGATCCGCATACAGATTCATTAGAATATGATGGGAATATAGAAGATGTGAAGGTGATTTTATGGAAAGGTCATTGTTCGGTTCATCAAAATTTTACTGTGAAAAATATTGAAAGCGTACGAAAAAATCATCCTGATATGAATATTATTGTTCATCCAGAATGCTGTTATGAAGTGGTAACAGCTTCTGACTATGCAGGGTCAACAAAGTATATTATTGATATGATCGAACAAGCACCATCTGGAAGCAAATGGGCAATTGGTACAGAGATGAACTTAGTAAACCGGATTATTCATCAACACCCGGATAAAGAAATTATTTCATTAAACCCTTTTATGTGTCCTTGTTTAACGATGAATCGTATTGATTTACCACATTTATTGTGGGTGTTAGAAACGATAGAGCGTGGAGAAGAAGTCAATGTTATTCAAGTAGATAAGCAGGTGACAAAAGAAGCAGTTCTTGCCTTAAATCGTATGTTAGAGCGTGTGTAA
- the nadB gene encoding L-aspartate oxidase encodes MPSADVLIIGSGVAALSVAKEICHEKNVMIITKKTGRNNNTHLAQGGIAAAVATYDNANDHYEDTIAAGCGYNNEEAVRYLVEEGPKEIRKLIANGMEFDGDENRPHLGKEGAHRKRRILHAGGDATGRILLEHLVQEVAPYVTVVEREMVLDLIIENDTCKGVLTRDSEGNIHRYYAEHIVLATGGVGGVYAFTSNDETITGDGLAMVYRAGGELVDLEFVQFHPTMLYVGGRCCGLVSEAVRGEGAVLLNEKGQRFMLDVHPQHDLAPRDVVARAIHEQLLAGESVYLDISSIQNFEERFPTVSALCKKNGIDVKKNRIPVVPGAHFHMGGIKTNCDGETSIPHLYAIGEVACNGVHGANRLASNSLLEGLVFGKRMGTHILAHPVQEKINNSEEIHGISKVPQLPTKKEIQKHMMTYVGIVRTEKSLLYAKQWFEHYRIQSVRMQYEAFTNEDITIINMLTVCQLITEAALQRKESIGGHYRGDYPRRNQVTKKIILANRNLQLV; translated from the coding sequence ATGCCAAGTGCAGATGTCTTAATTATCGGAAGTGGTGTTGCAGCACTTAGTGTTGCGAAAGAGATTTGTCACGAAAAGAATGTGATGATTATCACAAAGAAAACAGGCCGCAATAACAATACGCATTTAGCGCAGGGCGGAATTGCAGCAGCTGTAGCTACATATGACAATGCGAATGATCATTACGAAGATACAATAGCGGCCGGCTGTGGCTATAACAATGAAGAAGCAGTTCGATATTTAGTGGAAGAAGGGCCGAAAGAGATTCGTAAGCTCATTGCAAATGGGATGGAATTTGATGGAGATGAAAACAGACCCCATCTTGGAAAAGAAGGTGCGCATCGAAAACGACGTATTTTACATGCTGGTGGAGATGCAACAGGACGAATTTTATTAGAGCATTTGGTTCAGGAAGTCGCTCCGTACGTTACAGTAGTGGAGCGAGAAATGGTGCTCGATTTAATTATAGAAAATGATACATGTAAGGGCGTTTTGACCCGTGATAGTGAAGGAAATATACATCGTTACTATGCTGAACATATTGTATTAGCTACAGGCGGTGTTGGAGGGGTGTATGCATTTACGTCTAACGACGAGACGATTACAGGTGACGGACTCGCGATGGTATACAGAGCTGGTGGCGAACTTGTTGATTTAGAATTTGTGCAATTTCATCCAACGATGCTATATGTAGGCGGACGTTGCTGTGGACTTGTTTCAGAAGCGGTACGGGGTGAAGGAGCTGTTCTGTTAAATGAAAAAGGACAGCGTTTTATGCTGGATGTACATCCGCAACATGATCTTGCACCGCGTGACGTAGTGGCACGTGCGATTCATGAACAGCTTCTTGCAGGTGAAAGTGTATACTTGGATATTTCTTCTATTCAAAACTTTGAAGAACGTTTTCCTACTGTATCGGCATTATGCAAAAAGAATGGTATAGATGTAAAAAAAAATAGAATTCCAGTTGTTCCTGGTGCTCATTTTCATATGGGTGGCATTAAAACGAATTGTGATGGAGAAACATCTATTCCGCATTTATATGCTATAGGTGAAGTAGCTTGTAACGGTGTGCATGGTGCAAACCGATTAGCGAGCAACTCATTGTTAGAAGGGCTTGTGTTTGGAAAACGAATGGGAACACATATTTTAGCTCATCCGGTACAAGAAAAGATAAATAATAGCGAAGAAATACATGGAATATCAAAAGTTCCTCAGTTACCTACGAAAAAAGAAATACAAAAACATATGATGACGTACGTAGGAATTGTACGAACAGAAAAGAGTTTATTATATGCGAAGCAATGGTTTGAACATTATCGTATACAAAGTGTTCGAATGCAATATGAAGCTTTTACAAATGAAGATATAACAATTATAAATATGCTAACAGTTTGTCAGCTCATTACAGAAGCGGCACTGCAAAGAAAAGAGAGCATAGGTGGTCATTATCGTGGTGATTATCCAAGACGAAATCAAGTAACGAAAAAAATTATTCTTGCTAATAGAAATTTACAACTTGTGTAA
- a CDS encoding class I SAM-dependent methyltransferase: MGTEFNGLFDEWAHTYDSFVQGEDIQYKEVFARYEEILEDVVNKSFGNVLEFGVGTGNLTNKLLLVGHTVYGIEPSREMRTIAKKKLPEGFSITEGDFLSFDVPDSIDTIVSTYAFHHLTDEEKDVAIAKYSQLLHKGGKIVFADTIFADQEAYDKTVETAKQRGFHQLANDLQTEYYTRIPIMQSIFENNGFHVTFTRLNHFVWVMEATKQ, translated from the coding sequence ATGGGTACAGAATTTAACGGTTTATTTGATGAGTGGGCTCATACGTACGATTCATTCGTACAAGGCGAAGATATACAATATAAAGAAGTTTTCGCTCGTTATGAGGAGATTTTAGAGGATGTAGTAAATAAATCATTTGGAAATGTATTAGAATTTGGTGTTGGCACTGGTAATTTAACAAATAAATTATTACTTGTTGGCCATACTGTTTACGGGATAGAGCCGTCACGTGAAATGCGTACAATCGCAAAGAAAAAGCTACCAGAAGGATTTTCAATTACAGAGGGAGATTTTCTTTCTTTTGATGTTCCCGATTCTATTGATACAATTGTAAGCACTTATGCGTTTCATCATCTAACAGATGAAGAAAAAGATGTAGCAATTGCGAAGTATAGTCAATTGCTTCATAAAGGTGGTAAAATAGTGTTTGCTGATACGATATTTGCAGATCAAGAAGCGTATGATAAAACTGTTGAAACTGCAAAACAAAGAGGTTTTCATCAGTTAGCAAACGATTTGCAAACAGAATACTATACACGTATTCCGATCATGCAATCTATTTTTGAAAACAATGGCTTCCATGTAACATTTACGAGATTAAATCATTTCGTTTGGGTAATGGAGGCAACTAAGCAATAG
- the safA gene encoding SafA/ExsA family spore coat assembly protein, with product MKIHIVQKGDTLWKIAKKYGVDFETLKKANTQLTNPDLIMPGMKIKVPSSSVHVKKNMGAGSAPPKEYVKEVQQKEFAATPTPLGIEDEEEAPYQSAPITQQPAMQQTQKEMQMKPQKEMPIQKEKPIQKEVPIQKEKPIQKEIPIQKEVPIQKPPVVEKPAVIEKPPVVEKVEKPVGKESTKFSVNILPQPPQPPIKPAKDYKISDVIKKGSELIAPQIINKMKPNNIVSPQTKKENVSNIVAPQIKKENVSNIVAPQTKKENVSNVVWPQVQKENVGNIVSPQTKKENVGNIVAPDVTKESLIIPQVTP from the coding sequence TTGAAAATTCATATCGTGCAAAAAGGGGATACCCTTTGGAAAATTGCGAAAAAGTACGGAGTAGATTTTGAAACGTTAAAAAAGGCGAATACGCAGCTTACTAATCCCGATCTGATTATGCCAGGTATGAAAATAAAAGTGCCATCTAGCAGTGTGCATGTGAAAAAAAATATGGGTGCTGGTTCAGCTCCTCCAAAAGAATATGTAAAAGAGGTACAACAAAAAGAATTTGCAGCGACACCTACGCCGCTTGGAATAGAAGATGAAGAAGAAGCACCATATCAATCTGCGCCGATTACGCAGCAACCGGCTATGCAGCAAACGCAAAAAGAAATGCAAATGAAGCCGCAAAAAGAAATGCCCATTCAAAAAGAAAAGCCGATTCAGAAAGAAGTACCAATCCAAAAAGAAAAACCGATTCAGAAAGAAATACCTATTCAAAAAGAAGTACCTATTCAAAAGCCGCCTGTCGTTGAAAAACCAGCTGTAATTGAAAAGCCACCAGTTGTAGAAAAGGTAGAGAAACCTGTGGGAAAAGAAAGCACAAAGTTTTCAGTGAATATATTACCACAGCCACCACAACCACCGATTAAGCCTGCAAAAGACTATAAAATTTCAGATGTAATAAAAAAAGGAAGCGAGTTAATTGCCCCGCAAATTATTAATAAGATGAAACCGAACAATATAGTGTCACCACAAACGAAAAAAGAAAATGTAAGTAATATAGTTGCGCCGCAAATAAAAAAAGAAAATGTAAGTAATATAGTTGCGCCGCAAACGAAAAAAGAAAACGTCAGTAATGTTGTTTGGCCACAAGTGCAAAAAGAAAATGTGGGCAATATAGTGTCACCACAGACGAAGAAGGAAAATGTGGGTAATATAGTTGCACCGGATGTGACAAAAGAAAGTCTTATTATTCCACAAGTAACACCA